The Antechinus flavipes isolate AdamAnt ecotype Samford, QLD, Australia chromosome 4, AdamAnt_v2, whole genome shotgun sequence genomic interval CCAACTTGAACTCTGAGAATTGTGCCCACAGCGTATTCAATATCCCATATCCATTGTCCCCCACCTTCtgcaaagagagaaggggaaggtctttttttccagttttctctgagACTGAGCTTGGTCGTTATAATCACCCAGATGGAACTTTTCCgaggaacatttaaaaaatgcttctttttgtgccaggcactgtgctatgccCTAAGAGAGATCAAAACAGAAAGGAGATTCtccctgccctaaaggagcttacattctatgaaGGGAAACATTATTCAGCtaagtaaattaaaatatatgtgagGCAAACATTAGGAGCTGGCAGGTGGGGGCAATCACGAAAGACTTCATGTAAGAGGTGGCCTTGGAAGAAATTGAGGATTCTGAGAAGTTCTGAACCCTGACCTAAGAGCCCAGAGGTTTGCCCGGCTCATTTGTCAGTCTTTACTAAGTTCCCAGGACTAGCCCTACAGGCTGGGGAGGACaaactttctctttcccaataCCCTTGTAGCTAAAGATTTTGGGCACAGTGCCTTCCAGCCTCCTctgtgggaagggggaaagatgaaaaagtaCTAATCCCCTCAGCTTTAGGGCCTTCCAAAAACACTGCCCCATAGTTTGTAAGTGTTGTGTCTATTCCTCTGTGTAGGTGTGAGCTATTTGCAGGCAGCCTTTATGTCTCCCCAGCACCTGCTATGATGTTTGGCTTGTATACTGTAGGTGCTTAATGCGTGCTTGTTGGGTggttgattgatggattgattgcTGGGGGGATGCGTATCCCTAGACTCATCATCCGAAACGGAGATACGATAGAGGCTCCCCCGGTGTATGATTCATACGAGGTTGAGTATCTGCCCATCGAGGGCCTGGTCAGTGCTGGTCGCCACTTCTTCGTGGAGCTCACCACAGACAGCAGCGGGGCAGCAGCAGGCGTGGCACTGCGCTATGAGGGTGAGCCAGGCTTCCTCGTCTGCCAAGGGGCCCCGTAGCTCTGCCTTCCCCCTCGTTCTAAACTCTTCTTTCTGCCGACTGACCATCTCTATCATTCAACTGTCTCTGTCAACTTTCTGTCTCCATAACTCCTATCTATGATCATCCACTTCCTACCTTCAGTCTGTCCCACCcttcttcctctgcctcttcttctcctactcctcctcccttttcttcttctccttcctctctctctttcctttatctcACTCTTTTCAGTCtctcatctcctttctttctcatatttctcttaTATCTCTATgtaattctctctgtgtgtctctgtctctctttgattCCCTTCCACCATGTTTTACCTAGCTCATCCCACCCCCAAAAAGCCAAATTTGGGATTTGGGGAGCCATCTTCAGTCACTAAGATCCCCAAGATCTCTGGTCAAAAGGGATAATTTCCCAAGAGTTTTGAGGGTTTAAACCCAGATCTCAGATCTTCCTATATTTCCTTTATCCTGAAGAAAGTGCAAGGGcttcactctctctgtctctggtccACTCCTAAGACCCCCAGGATACAGCTTCTTGGGCTGTAGAATGAGAGACAGTATAACAAATTCAAACGGCTGGTGCTGTGGCCATTCCCTAGAATCAGGTGCCGGGAGGGCAGAGAGGGCAATGGGAGTCAACCCCTGTCTCCTGAGGCAGCCCCCGTGGCTTGCAGCCTTTCAACAGGGCCACTGTTATGAGCCCTTCGTGAAATACGGAAACTTCAGCAGCAGCGCCGCCTCCTACCCTGTGGGGACCACCGTGGAGTTCAGCTGTGACCCTGGCTACACCCTGGAACAGGGATCCATCATCATCGAGTGTGTGGATCCCCACGACCCCCAGTGGAACGAGACCGAGCCTGCCTGCCGAGGTCAGCAATCAAGGAAAGGCCAGGGAACCACAGACAGGGGTTGCCACAAGAGCAGAGTTGTGGGTGGGCGCCCTGAGTGCTGGGGAGGGGGCTGAGGATCACTGAACACGGGGGCAAGATGACTGGGGGGGCAGGGGGAAGTATAACACTGGATACAGGGAGGCAGAATAATAGATACCCATGGTGGGGCTGGACCCACAGGAGGGGGGCACTGAAGGTGACCACAAAAAAGGCACTTTCTGATCCCTCCTGGGAAGTCCAAAGGGGGCAAGCAGGAGAGTAGGCCTAAGCCTCAGCCCGATGTCCTGCCTGCCCCCTGCTCCTCTCCACCAAGCTGTGTGCAGCGGGGAGATCACAGATTCTGCCGGCGTGGTGCTCTCACCCAACTGGCCGGAGCCCTATGGCAAGGGACAGGACTGCATCTGGGGTCTGCATGTGGAGGAGGATAAACGTATCATGCTGGACATCCGTGTGTGAGTGGGCTACAGGCAGGactaggggaaggagaggggagggctCCCCCAAGCCCAAAGAGGGACCAAAATGGAACAAAGAGGAAAGATCTGGGTTGATCAGAAGAGACAAAAATATTCCTGAGGATGAAAtggaaagacctgggttcaaatcctacctttcaCACTGAGCGCCGCCCCCTCCCCTGCCAGTTTACTCTTTggtataatgagagatttagactAAATGTAGGCTCTGAAGTATGAGCTTGTGTGTGTAGGTCACATACACtccttggtctcagtttctttatctgtaaaatgaggaggtggaCTAGTCTAAGCTTCCTTCTGGCTCCGGGGTGTGACTCCTAAGCCCTATTTTCTCCTCTTGCCCTATGGGTTTCCCTGGCTCTGCCCTCAGTCCTGATGGCATCCAATTCTCCCCCTCCACCCTATCCCATCCCTTAACCCCGGAATAGGCTTCGGATTGGCCAAGGGGATGTGCTGACCTTCTACGATGGGGACGATCTAACCGCCCGGATACTGGGGCAGTACTCAGGAACCCACAGACACTTCAAGCTGTTCACCTCCATGGCGGATGTCACTATCCAGTTCCAGTCAGATCCTGGGGCCTCAGCCATGGGCTACCAGCAGGGTTTTGTCGTCCACTTCTTTGGTGAGCCCCCACCCACCCTTTCCCTCTCATCCCACACTGAGAGGCAGCCAGCCCTCAGCATCAGGGAGGACTCCCTGGCGGAGACAActgaaaagggagggggaaagcatcagagaagaagagagggaaggtggCAAAGAGAGGGTGGAGAAAGTGCTCTAGCCTAGGAAGAGAAGGCTAAGAGGATACTGCAGAATTTTGCCTTCTGTTCTCTATCTCCTCTGAGTACccactaaggaaaaaaattatgttcttTCATTGCAACATGAGAGCTTTAAGTCAGGTAACAATAAGAACTTCCCATCAAGGCTGAGACACACATGCCTACCACATTGTTGCATTTATTTggggctagaagggacctcaggagCCATCAGTCCAAGCCCCccacctccattttacagctgagaactGAGAAGGCCAGCTGGCTTGCCTGAGTTAGCACAGGTAGTAAGGATGAGGAGGGGCTTCAACTCCAGAAGCAACAGGTTCTGCTGTACTGCGGTGCCATCTCATAAGGTACCTGATTTACCTGAAATCACCCAGGTAATTACTGATGGAGCCAGGGCTTGAGCTCCCCGTTCCTTGACTCTGAAACAATGATCCTTGGAGCtaccagtaaatgtttgctgattgatgaGGAAAAGGCAAGATCAGATAGAAGCGGCAGCATTTTTGAGGGGAAAGGGCATCAGAGCAAAAGGCCTGGAGATTTGGTTCCAGCCACCGTTTGGTTATTAACTGTCCTTAAATAAGCCCCTTTTTGTGGGTTCCAGGGTCCTCATATGTATTATGCTACAGAGACGGCCTCGAGGAAAGAAGGCAAAGTTAAGATTCAGGAGGTGGGGCAGGATTACAGGGGGGAGGGCAGAGTGTCTTTCCGTGATGGTGAGTCACAACTGTGAGCCCattccttacacacacacacacacacacacacacacacacacacacacaccataatcTAGTGAATTAGAGGCTCTAggaacaagagacagagaaagagagcagagggagggagacagagaaagagaaaaaagaggcagagacagagataaagagaggataaggcagaaacagagacagagaaaggcagagacagaggggagTGAAGAGATGAGGGCAGGTCTGGCTTTGCAATTGATGATCTGGGGTCAAATCCTTCCTCTTACAATATTTATGTGAGTAAGTTACCTAAATACCTGGGTCtaagtttccctatttgtaaaatgatgggattgtaTTAAGATGgcttttaagattccttccagctctaggtaGATAATCTAAGGAAAAGTGATGGAGAAGCATGAAAGCTACTAGTTGGCAAAAACAAATTACCCAACAAAGGGCAAAGCTTGGATAAAGAGAGCTTTGTAGGCAGCCTCTagggcaagaaggaaggaagcaccAGGCAGCTTACAGATGGGACTGATGCTGGGACAGCTTGGTTTGTCCTTGCCAAGCACTCAGGCTAAGAAGGGACCCCCTTTATTCTCCCACACGGCCTGAGCCGCAACATGCTGTGTCTCCAGAGGTGCCCCGCAATGACACGTGCCCAGAGCTGCCCGAGATCCCCAATGGCTGGAAGAGTCCTTCCCAACCGGAGCTGGTCCATGGCACTGTGGTAACCTTTCAGTGCTACCCTGGCTTTGAAGTGACTGGAGCCAACACCCTCATGTGCCAATGGGATCTCACCTGGAGTGAAGACCTGCCCACCTGTCAGAGGGGTAAGTGggcttcccctccccaccccacactGAGCTGATCTTGGCTCAGAGTCAAGCAGAGACTAAAAGTTAGCAATGCAATCAGAAAGAGGCagagggaagcaaggaaggaaggcaTGCTgtcaattgataaacatttattaagcacctgcagTGTGCCAAGTAgcatgctaagcattggggagGCCAAAAGACAGCCTGCCTTCAGAAAGTTCTCAGTCTAAGGCTAGGCACAAGGGTCTATGGAGCAACAGAAAAGCTCCATCCTTGACTCCCAAACAGGGAGTCTTACTCCCTGCTCATCACCTGCTCAATCTGCGTCCCCTACTGGGATgccctcccctctcttttccaTTTAGCTAAATACTATTCATCTTTCAGTCTAACTCAAACCCCACCGGCCCAAACATCCCTTTCTTGACTCAGTGATCTCTCCCTATCCCCCCACCAGCATTCTCTGTCCCACTCCCCTGCCACTCAATATACTAGTTATCTCATGTGtgtctcattcccttcccccctcaACTGGCCCTTAAGACCTTTCCAAAGTGGGATCTGGTCTGGCAATCTGTACTGATGCATCTAGGGGATGGGGCAGGGAGCAGAGTAAGCTGGAAGGGGCAGGCACAGGCAGGAGACAGACGCAGCCAAGCTCATCCTTTGCTTCGGCTTCTTCTGATCCCATCGTCTCCAGTGACTTCATGCCGCGACCCAGGGGATGTGGAACACAGCCGTCGGCTCATCTCCAGCCCCAAGTTTCCAGTGGGTGCCACCGTGCAGTATATTTGTGACAAGGGTTACGTGCTGACAGGCAGTGCCATCCTCAGCTGCCATGACCGCCAGGCAGGCAGCCCCAAGTGGAGTGACCGGGCCCCCAAATGTCTTGGTAACTGCTAAGCTAGAactgggagtggggagagggggaatggGGGATTAAGGAGGAATATTCTAGTCTACTCTCTACCCATCCACATGCCCTATTCAGAGTACAGAACAAACTAAGGAAGAAGAGTAGAGTCCCCCTTTGCTAAAAAGCCCAAGTCCTGGGTACCAGGAGGGGAGAATGTTAACCCCAAACCCGAGAAGCAATGGGAACAGAAGCTGGGTTGTCAAAAAGCGGACGGGGCTACCAACAGGTGTCCAGTCATAGTGCCCTTACTGGACTCTGGCTGTCTTTGCAGTGGAACAGTACAAGCCATGCCATGGTCCTGGAACCCCTGAAAATGGCGTCCGCAGCCCCGAGAAGCGGCTGTACCCTCCAGGTGCCACCCTCCACTTCTCCTGTGCCCCTGGTTACGTACTGCAGGGAGAGGCCAGCATCAAGTGCATACCTGGACATCCTTCACAGTGGAGTGACCACCCACCCACCTGCAAGGCTGGTGAGTCTTCCTGGCACCTTTCCATTCCCATTTCTTGGTtgattctcccttcccctcccctcgtCCCCATGGAACATCAAGACCATGAACAATCTTTTCATCATCAGCATCCCATGGTAATGTGTGACTTGCTTCCAGAGAATATTCTCATAGGCAGAGTTCCCCCTAGCGggctccttttctccttctgccCTTCTTTAGCCTAAGTCCTCAACTCAACTGGAAAATCCATTCAGGTTCTATTTGATGGTGAACCCCATGCCTGTTCCCCAAATATCCTCACCCTTGCCATGATCTTAGGCTCTAACTAGATTGctgctttctcttccttcttcccctcccacttttcattCCAGCCTCTCTGGAGGAGTTCTACAGTGGACGCAGCTTAGATGGTGAGCCCCCACTCCCTCATTTCTATCAACACAGAGGGACTGCTCTTGTCCAAAGTCTATGCTGTGGTTTGCCCTTACTAGTTATTGGCAGGGAAGAGAATCTCACATAGAACCCAGGGAGTAAGAGAAGATGTGGGTCTAAGGGAGAAACAGTGGAAGGAGCCATCTGTTATTAACCTACTTCATCCAGCAACTGGGTACTCATCAGGGAAGGCAATGGGACTGGTGCAGATGTCAACAGCAAAAGCCAAAGAGATGAAGGATGGAAATAAAGGGGGTGTTAAAGATAGGAAGTAGACATTGGGAACCAAGAGGCCTGGCGTTCATGGACCATCACCACCAAGACCCCATCCTTTGTGCCTACAGTTGCCAAGGCCCCCACTGCCACAAACTCTTTGGATGCTACGCATGTGGCAGCTGCCATCTTCCTGCCTCTGGTGGCTATGGCATTGTTGATGGGAGGCATTTACCTCTACTTCTCTAGGTAAGTGTATCTGCTGTTGCCACTAAGACACTTCCAGAGGCTCCATGATGATATTCACCCATCTCTCTTATCCTCAGGGTCCAAGGGAAAAGTCCACTGCAGCTGCCTCTGACTCAGCCCCGTTCTTATGACCATATCACCGTCGAATCTGCTTTTGACAATCCTACCTATGAGACTGGAGTAAGTATCCTAATTGAACTTATGGGGCCCCTCCCGCCCAACAGTCCTTGTCCCTGGCTCCTGACAAGCATCTTTTCTTGAAGGGGTCCCAATTTGTCCAAAATATCCTTTTCCCCAGGGGGATGGGCCAGGGTCTGGTGGGTGGTTTCCAACTCCCAGCAGTCTCTTTCCTTTGCAGGAGACGAGGGAATATGAGGTCTCCATTTAGGGAGAGGGGGCAATCTGGGGGAGCCCATCCTGCCTGGCATTACCACCTGGTCGGCAGCTTTCCTGACACTACCTGCTGCCCTACCCACCTCCTGTACATACCACATGGAAAGAGACTCTACCCTAGCCCTTTCAGAGCTGCACCTTCCCCCACATGCACTGCCCCCAACCTGTCTGCCTGGACACTTCTGCCTGCTCTGGGCCCCCCTCTAGGATCCTGAGGGCCTTTGCCTGTGGGCAAGCCAGGCTCAAGCACTAGCCAGTCCCTGTAAGAACAGCTTTCTCCTGCCTCTCTCCCCATCACCAGGTTGGGATCTTGGGTACTGGGAAGTCAGAACATTTCTGTGTAGTCTCTATGCTCTCAAAGCATGGGCAAATGAGCTACAGGTCAGTGCGTGGCAGAAATCTCTCCCTGTGTTCTTCACAGGCAAAGAATGGGAGCAGTCCAAGAGGTGGGGGCCCACACAGGTTTCATGTCCATGATTAGCTCTACCTTCCTAGGGGATGTCTGTTCTCTGGATCTCCCTGGAATGACTTCCCCACACCTCTTGGGTGACTTCAATAAGTTTCCCCAATCCCCCTCTCCTATCCCAGGAGTGGACAACACCCCTTTTCTCCCAAAAGGCAGAAGGGTAGAAAGGAATCAATCCCAGGGAGTCTAAGGGTTTGGaaactctttccctcctcctcccaagACTGGTTCTCCTGGGAAGTGTACTCCATACCAAAGGGACTAACCCTCTCCTTCCCTGGCTTGCCCTACTCTCTGAAGTttgggaggtgtgtgtgtgtgtgtggtgtgtgtgtgtgtatgggtgtatGGGTGTGGGTGTGTCTGTGAGACTATGTGTCGGAGTGGGTTGAGGGGTGTATGTGGAGGGGATGAGAAGCAACACCCTTTTCACCTGACATGCTGGTTCATTATAAACATCCTTTTCCAATCCAACCTCTCCCAACCCCCACAAAGTTCagacttttaatttcttcttccactttaatttttttttctttccttgttttggGGGATGCTGGGGGGGACAAACAGACCCAGGAAAAGGGGAATCCAAAAGCCCAGAAAACTGGTCCTGGGGGCAGAGGTACAACCTGCTCCAGTGGGAGACCCAAGGAAATGGTTGCAAGCCACTTTGTGCATATAAAGTGTAACATAGAATCCAGGGTCTGGGTCCAGCCAGAGAACAATCTTTAATTTCTGTTGTTTCCTTATTAAAAAGGTGTTTTCAACAAAGCCGGAAATCAGATGGATGTTGTTTACTTGTCGAAAGAGTATTATGGGGAAAGCAAAGACAAACACAAAAAGGGAACCTGGGCTCCTTAAAAATCACAGGAACAAGGTTTATTGAGTGGCCATTTTGTACAAAACAGGGGCTTTGAGACCCAGGGCCTGAAAAAGTAGGTgccaggaggggagggggagataaCCTGGCCTCTTCCCTGGTGGGCACTCCCTTTGGTAGAGAGCCCAGCTGCTTTCTCAAcccattctacttttccttccACTGGCACTGCTCTAGAAGCAACAGGCTAGACTCAGGGCAGCAGCTTGGCACATTCCCAAGCCCTTCAGGCAAGGCTCCACCATTCTTGTTCAATTTGACTATCTTTTTTCTCAAGATGTGCATCACAAACTACCAGCTCCATCCCAGTCTTACTCAGTGGCTTTAATTTCCCTggtcctcttctctaaaatggagaGGATGGGCCAGGATGCCCCCTAAAGATCCTTCTAATTTCAGACACTCCAATCTCTCCCTCACCCATCTTCCTAATGGGAGAGGGCCTCAATCCTATTAAGAGGGTGCAGTTACCTGATCAACCACAAGAGGTCACCTGCAAAGGATTTTGCCAAATTTGGCTCAGGTTTATGCCCAGTGCCAGCCAGCATGCTCCGGCTATCTCCACAGCTTCCAGGGCTGGGGTTTTCCAAGGTGAGCTGCTTCTCTCCCAGCCCACCAAGACCCTCTCCTTTGCCCTTCTGGGGTTATTCCTTTCTTCCATGACCCAAGTGGGAGGTCTTCTGAGCTGTTTGGTTCCCTGCCACCTGTCACCAGAACAGCCTGATTTCCCTCATTAGCCCGCCTCCTGTTCCTGCTTGTGGCTGCAACTGATGGTGTCGATCAAAACAAAGCCTTGATAGCTGGGCATGGTGCCAAGGGTTcttcttctgcctctctccccAGCTGCCCTGCCAAGCGGGTGCCACAGGAATGACACAGCAGCACAGCTGAGCCCTCAGGGGCAAGAGTGAAGCCAATGACACAAGGGCATTTGAGGTCCCAACCCCAGAAATCCCGTGGGAGAATCCTTAAAAGTGGGCAGCAGGGCTTTAGCAGAGACTGAAGCTGACAGCCCCTCTCTctgtgttctctgtctctgtctctgtctctcatctttgCTCTACTCTGGGGAGACACGATCATCAACCTTAAAGAGCACCAGAGAGGGGCAGCAGAGAAGAGTGAACAACCTGTTTAGCCCCCACAAGTGGACTTCAAAGGGCAGGCTATTCCTTAGAGAAGTCAGATCATTCCCTTCCTAAACATAAGTAGCCTGACTGAAAGAGAAGAGATTGGAACCTAAAGTGACATACTTCTGTTGGTCTTACCATCCCAAAAGAAGGACTAGCAATTTATCAGGGTGAGGCAATGAAGTTCAATTAGGAGAACCATTGGATCCTAGAttgagagttgaaagggacctgcAACACCATTTAATCCACagtcctcattttatggatgaggataCTAAGGCACaaaggaggttaagtgacttaatgtGACCTAACATCACCTAAGTGGCAAAAGgtagaaacaggatttgaatacaggtcctcAGGTCACCACCCTGACTCTTTAGGTTGGAAAAGGAGTCAAGAAAATTGAGTGCTGATATAACTCTGCCACTAATTAGCAGAGTGACTGGTAACTTTTAATGTTTATGACGCTGTGTCCAAGCTCTGGTGGACCGTCACTCTGGAGCATGACCTTTATGGACTTCTTTTCAATATGGACCCAAATCTAAAGTGTTTCCAAAGTCTAAGGGAAATAATAGTGGATAAGAACCTATGTCCTTCAGACACCTATCTGGCTGTTTCCCTAGGAGAGACTTGACATTCTCCACGAGTACGCCCAAATACTTAACAATGCCCAATGAAGAGTCTGGCACATCGTACCATCAACTGCACTCTCCATTTGTAGGTCTCACTCTTGACCTATAGACTTTACTGGGAGCCCTCAGTGGGGACCTCTCTCTCTGATCAAGAAGGAACGCTTCTCAGAGACTACAAATCCCAGCATGCAGCACTCTAGCTCCTAGCGGACTGGCCATCCTCTTACGTAGTTGTTTGTT includes:
- the SEZ6 gene encoding seizure protein 6 homolog isoform X1, coding for MRSPGIILFPWFLALLAHGVSSEIQNPRSAEMDPELTVAPTPEQPEGGVHFVSTAPTLKLLNHHPLLEEFLQDTQAKEEELKPGPFLNRGAVPFQPNALTLFSPSPLAHLAHQDDRPIFTNPTPAMAPGPTYTLGRAGLQSPEPAWPTLPITMAPPPGPGVAVPSLAQAEVPVTAPPRSAWMVTHDVPMDLAQPWVPEVMPPQARDPGAGFPAATTASGDDEETTTTTIITTTTITTVQPPAPCSWNFTGPQGSLNSPEGPSSSEDSSLDCFYYITVYPGYGIEIKVQNISLLEGETVTVEGMGGPEPLPLANQSFLLPGQVIRSPTNQVAMRFQSLLPPSGPGTFHFRYQAYLLSCSFPQRPAYGDVAVTSLHPGGKARFHCTTGYQLQGARVLTCLNATRPFWDSREPICIAACGGVIRNATTGRIVSPGFPGNYSNNLTCHWLLEAPMGQRLHLHFEKVSLAEDDDRLIIRNGDTIEAPPVYDSYEVEYLPIEGLVSAGRHFFVELTTDSSGAAAGVALRYEAFQQGHCYEPFVKYGNFSSSAASYPVGTTVEFSCDPGYTLEQGSIIIECVDPHDPQWNETEPACRAVCSGEITDSAGVVLSPNWPEPYGKGQDCIWGLHVEEDKRIMLDIRVLRIGQGDVLTFYDGDDLTARILGQYSGTHRHFKLFTSMADVTIQFQSDPGASAMGYQQGFVVHFFEVPRNDTCPELPEIPNGWKSPSQPELVHGTVVTFQCYPGFEVTGANTLMCQWDLTWSEDLPTCQRVTSCRDPGDVEHSRRLISSPKFPVGATVQYICDKGYVLTGSAILSCHDRQAGSPKWSDRAPKCLVEQYKPCHGPGTPENGVRSPEKRLYPPGATLHFSCAPGYVLQGEASIKCIPGHPSQWSDHPPTCKAASLEEFYSGRSLDVAKAPTATNSLDATHVAAAIFLPLVAMALLMGGIYLYFSRVQGKSPLQLPLTQPRSYDHITVESAFDNPTYETGSLSFAGDEGI
- the SEZ6 gene encoding seizure protein 6 homolog isoform X2, producing the protein MRSPGIILFPWFLALLAHGVSSEIQNPRSAEMDPELTVAPTPEQPEGGVHFVSTAPTLKLLNHHPLLEEFLQDTQAKEEELKPGPFLNRGAVPFQPNALTLFSPSPLAHLAHQDDRPIFTNPTPAMAPGPTYTLGRAGLQSPEPAWPTLPITMAPPPGPGVAVPSLAQAEVPVTAPPRSAWMVTHDVPMDLAQPWVPEVMPPQARDPGAGFPAATTASGDDEETTTTTIITTTTITTVQPPAPCSWNFTGPQGSLNSPEGPSSSEDSSLDCFYYITVYPGYGIEIKVQNISLLEGETVTVEGMGGPEPLPLANQSFLLPGQVIRSPTNQVAMRFQSLLPPSGPGTFHFRYQAYLLSCSFPQRPAYGDVAVTSLHPGGKARFHCTTGYQLQGARVLTCLNATRPFWDSREPICIAACGGVIRNATTGRIVSPGFPGNYSNNLTCHWLLEAPMGQRLHLHFEKVSLAEDDDRLIIRNGDTIEAPPVYDSYEVEYLPIEGLVSAGRHFFVELTTDSSGAAAGVALRYEAFQQGHCYEPFVKYGNFSSSAASYPVGTTVEFSCDPGYTLEQGSIIIECVDPHDPQWNETEPACRAVCSGEITDSAGVVLSPNWPEPYGKGQDCIWGLHVEEDKRIMLDIRVLRIGQGDVLTFYDGDDLTARILGQYSGTHRHFKLFTSMADVTIQFQSDPGASAMGYQQGFVVHFFEVPRNDTCPELPEIPNGWKSPSQPELVHGTVVTFQCYPGFEVTGANTLMCQWDLTWSEDLPTCQRVTSCRDPGDVEHSRRLISSPKFPVGATVQYICDKGYVLTGSAILSCHDRQAGSPKWSDRAPKCLVEQYKPCHGPGTPENGVRSPEKRLYPPGATLHFSCAPGYVLQGEASIKCIPGHPSQWSDHPPTCKAASLEEFYSGRSLDVAKAPTATNSLDATHVAAAIFLPLVAMALLMGGIYLYFSRVQGKSPLQLPLTQPRSYDHITVESAFDNPTYETGETREYEVSI